TATTACGCCGCCGACAGTTCGGCAACGACCGAGCAAGTGATCAACCGCCTCCGCGCGATCATCCTGCAGATCGATGCGCAACCCAATGCCAAGGCGGCCTGGGAACTCAACACCTACGCCAAGGCCGAGATTGGCCGCATCCTCAACCTTCGCGTCCGGCTGATGGCCGCCAACCAGCAGCGCGAGGCGGTCTATGCGCAGCACCTCGTCGCAGACCGGTTGGCGGAGCGCGACTTCATGCAGATGGGAGTTCCCGAATGAGACAGCTTCTCCTGACCGTGGCCGCGGTCGCCACACTCGGGTTTACCTCGCCCGCAACGGCCCAGGGCGTCCCAACCTTTGATGGCTCGCAGCTTGGTCAACTCGTGGCGCAGCTCGAACACATGGCCGAGGACCTGAATGTCCAGATGCAGCAGCTCGCCACAATGCGGCTGGAACTGGAAACCCAGCTCTCGCAGCTCACGAACCTCGAGGCGCAACTGACCTCGCTCATTGAAGGCAGCGGGCTCGGAGAACTCTTCGCCACGGTCGAAGAATTCCGAGCGCTGCGCGGCAAGCTGGTGGCGCCCCTCAATACCGCACAATCGCTGGCAAGCGGCGATTTTCTCAGCGGCTTCAATCCGGGTGCAGAACTCTCGGCCTCGGTCGAACGGGTGCTTTCGGGCAGCGGGTTTACTTCGGAACGCCTGAGCACGCTTTCTGGCTCGGATGAGCC
The DNA window shown above is from Ruegeria sp. SCSIO 43209 and carries:
- a CDS encoding type IV secretion system protein, with product MRQLLLTVAAVATLGFTSPATAQGVPTFDGSQLGQLVAQLEHMAEDLNVQMQQLATMRLELETQLSQLTNLEAQLTSLIEGSGLGELFATVEEFRALRGKLVAPLNTAQSLASGDFLSGFNPGAELSASVERVLSGSGFTSERLSTLSGSDEPADNRIAASAGASAMLSVAAQESHEEAGQSLERLETMVGLIDDQDGLKAAVDLNTRVTAELGIILTQIWRLEAAQGVSAGQLGVVDAATLADERKFRSMAVDP